A window of Pleuronectes platessa chromosome 20, fPlePla1.1, whole genome shotgun sequence genomic DNA:
TATGTCTCTGTGTATTCTGCCTCTTACatttggatttgtttgttttctctgttcaGTTTTTTTAGAACACGATCGTTAGACACACTCTGAGCTACAGACTGTTTTCTGTACAAAGCGACATCTTTGTATGCATGTAGTTGTCCGAACAATTATGTGACCACAGAACACTTTGTCATGGTACATGTATGTCAACATTTCTGTAGAGCATTGTTCCCCATTACATCTATTAGCATATGCAGaattacaaataaatgtgtatataactcgtgtgtgtgtgtgtgtgtgtgtgtgtgtgtgtgttgttctatGATGTTTCTCGGCGGCTGTTACACTCCCTGGATACACATCTTGTATATTAAGGATGATTACATATTAAGAATCAAATATATGCTTTAATAAATCATCTCTATAAAGCATTAATTAAAACCGATTCTGCATTTGCTGCAAGAAAGTATGAAAAGTGGGTGGTTTTCATATCCAAAAGTGCAGACAACTCAGCAATCCTGCATGGCTGGCTTATAAATGATTTATCACGGGAGGGAAATGTATTCCGTTCCATTAGATGCAATTAATGGATCTCCGCTCGTCTGCTGTGAACTGCTGCCAACGAGTGATACTGAACATGAGCAGCTCTCCCAAACCTCAGAAACCAGAAGATGTGGTGTGTAATGtgtttaatacaaaaacaatggcACCCATGCATCCTCTCCGAAAGGAAGCAAAGAGGTTAATAATGTATTGTAGTGATGTACTATTGTATCACATGGGACCATAATGATAGTATCAGTTACGTCCGTTGTGTCAGAGGATTAAAAACTGCAGAATCTAGAGTATGACAAGTTTGGATACATAAAACGTGAGTCAGGATGTTGGCCTCTGATTGGTGTGACTTGTAAAATGTGTTGCAGCTGTAGCCTTGAAGTCAGAACAAGAATAAACCCATAAAATATAAAGACTTGATTTTCCACCTATGCTACTAACATTTTTAATtactaatacaaaaaaaacgaaTGCACTCTTGCTGTGGAAAAATCCAAAAGCTTTTATTAGTATGACTAATGCATTGgcaaatataaacaaaacaaagaaatacacCTATTGCTGCACACTGGCTGTCAGAGTGCGTTTCttaattaatgtttttgtttttacatatttttttatttcaaaatgtatcACCCCCACACCAAAGATAACCTTTTGTTTACACACAAGGCAAACAGGAATTATCCTTTATTGCCtctcaacatttaaaaaatgtttaaaattcaCGGAAACTTTATTTTGTCTTAATGTTGTATTATACACAAACGGAAAGACCACAACAACTGTATCCCTTCTAATACTTCAGTGTCAGGAGACATAGGACATGACATAACACGACATTTCTATTCTATTGGACTGAgttgcactttatttatttttttatttatgtatttgtttgttttggtcacTGTATCATAGTTATTTCTATCAAAGTGGTATTTTGTCGTTGCTCCTGGCCGCCAGAGGGCGCTGCGATCTGTAAAGGCGATGCCAAACTGTCCCAATCCCTAAAGCGCGCGGAACTCAAACCGcttccacagaagaagaagaagaaaagagaaagaagaagaagaagaagttgagcCGCAGATATAAACATGGAGCCTTTAGCGATCAATAAAAGTGTGACAGACGCGAGTGAACTCGACCTAAGCGTCAGTTTCCAGCACGTTTCCTCTGTGGCTACCGGCTGGATGGTGGACTTCATGTTCCGAACCCTGTGTCGACATTTTAAAGAAGCTGAGTTCGAGGAATTCAACGAGACGCTGTCGGTTTTCGAGGGTAAGTTAACACTGTTGTTAGCTGTTATCTTAACAGCTATCAAATCAATAGCTAGTTCATCAACCACCGACACAGTTGACTTTAAACTAACTAAAGAGACGTCGTATAAGATAAAATATAACTAACGGTTAACAACTTGAAACCGGAAATGTACAATCAAGATGTAAACAACGCGGTTTAAGTCAAGACTCAGAACGTATAACGTCACACTGGTCATACAAAAACAGTCAAATGGTAAAGCCAGATCCTCCATTAAAAAGCTATGTAGTTCATGAATAGAATTATACCGTAATAAAACGATAATGATACATTTAGGCTTCCGATTACACAGCTCAGTATCAACTGGTGCATGTGAGTCCAGGTTGTCGATTTTTTTGATGCTAGTTGTCTTTTGCCTTTTTAGCCATTTCCAAGAGTCCGGCTCTCAAAGAAGACGAGTACAGTGAGAAAATACTGATATGTGCCTTCCTCGCCCGAGTCATGCACGGAAAACAGCTTGGTAAGTTCCTGCAGTGTGAACGTTAATGAGCTCTGTTCATTTCTGCAGAGAGATGCTTGTGTTAGTGGAAGTTAGGGAGGACAGACTTACACCGAATCAGCCTCAACGTTAAAACTGGTAAAAGGTTTTATCTGTAAACTGTGTTAAGAGAGGGTTTCTTCTGCGTCTCAATCATTTTAATGTTCATTGTACGACATTAAAAGGAGTTAATGGTTTTGCTGCTGTGGGTGGTCGCTGTAAAGCAGCAAGGGGCTCCCTGTGGAAGCTTCTTCCTGAGCGTGTTTATCTGTTGCAGCTGATCACAGCTCATATTATAAAATTGCATAGCTGTTAAAGTCTCTGGAGTCATTGTTCTGATAACAACAGTAGTATCAGACAGgtgatttaaagtaaaaaaaagtatgaaaataaatgtttagctTCTATACgcttaaatataaatgttcccGCTCTCAGTCTGTTTTTACTGTGTAACACACTGTTTGTCTCCAGACgtcctgtttgaggaggacagGGGTGTGATGCCTCTGATGTCCGCCGCCAAAATATGGGCAAAGCTGGAAGAGACTGTGGCAGATGAAGctgtgtttaaaaatataacCATTCTTGTGGTTGTCCAGGTAATCTTACTgtcagatatatatttttttctattttagtcAGGTAAATATCCTGTTGTGAAATATCCTGTTAAGtataaaatgattttaatgtATTTCTGGTGAAAGCTACAGTCTGTAGGTAATAATGGAACAATATCAACAGTTAACAGTGATGTTACGCAGATGcttggtttttattttcagttttcatatgtgtTTTCCATGTGTCTAGTCTGTGGCTGTTTGTCTGGAGAAAGGCGAAAGATCTTCTGcctcctcagctctgaagtGGTTTGAGAATAACGATGCGCTCCCACAGGTCTGTGTCCTTTagggtatttaaaaaaacacttgtgtCAATACtttgctgtttgatttttctaatacttaataatcaataatgttTCGACAGAACTTGGGAGTCAAGCTGAAAACAATCgtgacacagacagaaacttATCACCCATTACTCATGAGCTTCAGCTTTAACCACCTGCTGGAGGCAGTACAGTCTTACCTGGAGGTTTACCTGGAGAAGAATCCTTCTGACGACCTTCTTAAGGTAAAGGATCCAGTGCTTAGTTCATAAATGATGTAGACAAGCTTTACAATGGGTGTCTGTCCACACCACAAGCTTCAGGTCAATGGGTCATACAACAGTAGACTGGGGTGTGGGGACTTCACAGAGTATTTCGTGATCTCTAACGGGCTATTTGAATCTTGAAAAGTCGTAAAAAGCactaaatttaaattgttttaaacgGCCGTAGAGGGGTTTTTCAAGAcacttatttttcatttacacTGTTCTTGGAATTGTTTTTCCCCTGGACAGTAACATCAGCTAGAGCCGTCACTCGAAGGGAGGACGTTTGATTGTTTAATACAACCATTCAATTTCCTCTGGATTATGAGACAATAGGCTCCTGGGTATAGAGAAGTAAAAGGCCTCACATCTCTTCTATATGGGAGCCCCAGACTGAAAGACTAAATATCAACAGACATtgcatttttgtcattttattttgtgtctcctgtggtcTTTTTGTTTATCTCCAAGTTAATTTTATCTCCGTATTGGGTACTTTAACAATCACTTAACATCAATGTTCTGGCCAAGGGGTCTCCTGATCCCCCAGACTCTTGGACCTGTGCCCTGTTGGCCTGTATGTTTTATCCTGACCAGTATAACTGTGTCAAACTAATTAAACCACATTCTCAAAGTATTAAAAGGGTCTTAAAAACTCCTAATTTTGATTTGGTGAACACTGCCAaaatcttttttatatatatttaaagactTATGTTTTGAGGTTCAATGGATTTCCAAAGCAAAGCAGAAGTTCTACAGTGTTATGTGGGAAACAATAATATGTGCAGCTGGCCCTGCAGGACTAATCCCAGTGTAAAATTAAGGATCAagctttttctgtttgaaaaacAGGGAAAGAAATTAATTGTGCAAGAAATAGTTTGGTTTGAGAGCAAGACTTTGACCAAGAGGATTATTCTCCTCTTTGCTCACAAATGAGAATAATATGTTGCCTGTGTGGTGGGGTTTGTTTTCAGCTTAACCTCGCCCCAACATGTTATAAATTCATCTTAACAAGAATGAACAAAATTCTTGAGGTTTTTGCTTCTCAGCTGTTTTGAGGTGATGAGTTAACTATCAAATACAGAACGTGTCAGGTGTTTTGCTCTAGCTAACAGCAAGGATTTCTGAATACATTTCAGCAGCCAGTACATTTTCTTGATCTTGTGTTTGGGAGCTAATCGGCTAAGCTCTTGTTCTTCTGAATAATGGCGTCCTGACCAACTGTAGGTTTTGATTTGACTTATCAGTCACAGCTAATGGACAATTTGTCATCAAATTAGTTGGAAGGGCAAACTGCTCAGCTCAGCAGAGGCCTCCTCAGGGTCCAGCACACTTACTTATTCATGAAAGTTCCAGGAGTGATTTACATAGAGGCCGCTGACCAAGGTTAAACATAGAAGTGTATTATAATGACCGACCTCATTAGTTTCAATTTCACGTTACAGCAACACCTCTACCTGAAAGTTAATTGTTTTGGCAAAATTATGAAAAAGTAACATCATTGTTATAAAAtgcatgtttgtctttgtttttctgtttaactCTCGAATCCATCAGGAAGCCACCAAGAGAGTCCTGTCATCACAGAGTGTTGAGGGTTTAAAGGACAAGGTGACGCATGTGAGCTCTCACTCTGAAACAGTCGATGAATCAATGGAGGACGATCTAAAGTAGGAAATAACTTGTTTTAGACCACACATGTTTATTGATATGATCCACTTCTGTTCTGTATTCAACATTatatatgtacatttatgtCTTAACAGGACAAAAGAGAGCACCGTGTGTTTGAGGTCAGTACAAACAAGTGTTTAAATGTGTCGTTACTTACTTGCTTCAATTACTTGCTTAGAATAACTGTTAaagttaataaaacattttcttacTCGCCGATCTTCAGCAGTGTCAGAGATATTTCTCGTGCTGGAATCTGAACCTCTCTTTAATTTTTGGCTTTGACGTCTCTGTTAGGGGAAAGGGAGGAATGTCATGAACACAGAACAAAGGGTAttaacaaaaacacttttcacaCTTGCTTTGCTACAGAACAAAACGGAAACTACTCTCAACTAAGATCACTGAGGTATGGAAACCTGAATCGGGGAGGAAGCCTTGTCTCTCCATCAGAAGAATCCCAGAGAGTGGTAAGTTCAACTTTGCCTCTGACTTCTATTTTCTCTAAAATGGAGAAATACTTTCATTGATAATCCTGAGAATAAACAAAAGCTAATGTTAAACCTCCCTCTTTCAGAGTTGTCTCAGTTGTCTCAGATGTCTGAGAAGTCGATGGACAGCACAGACatccagaagaaaagaaaagtgccTGAGGTAGGTTGAGTCTCATTTAATACCAGTTCATATTATCTATCATGTCTTTCCAGGCATCACTCAAGGTCCATCTTTCATTTGGGGCAAATTCCTTTGTTTAGAAATGGACGCCTCAGCTGGACAAATACCTCAAGGATGGCGTCAAACGTCACGGCCCCGGGAAGTGGTCTCGCATATTAATGGCTTACGACTTTAATGGACGCACAGGAGTGATGCTCAAAGACCGGTGGAGAATTCTAGTGAAGGCAGACGAAGTGTGAGCCCACACCTCTGTCTTTAACTTGTAAATATATTCAGTGACCTATCTGGTCTACTTCCCctaatatttgaaaatgttcctTTTGTGTTATTGGCTTGTAATACTTTGCTATTTGTACTAAAAAAGATAAACCACCAGAGGGCAGTCAACACAGAAAAGTGACTACTTGCATTGCTTTCTATGACAATTCATGCTTGGACATCAAATTTGTAAACGTTTTACTCTGAATTGTAGCATTTTCTCTTTAAGCATTTCTTATAGACTTAATGACATTTcttaattttattttctgtttgtttaatttACTCATGTCAAGAGACCATAAGCCGTAGtgtcttttctatttttaataaatgtatgatagtcacaaatgtaaaatatttttttaattttacaaatCAAAGTTAAATATCTTTGACAGAAAAttgttacaaaaacaaaatagtAGCTGGTTACaataaaaatgtacaaaaaacaacagacagGTTTTTAATGCGTGTTGGAAACGGTGCTTCTTTACACAGTATGCTACATTAAACAGAACAATGGAAATGTGCATGGTGATTTGAAAATGCTTTTATATCATGTGGGTTATGTGAAGTATATTAACATACTTCTAGTTGCACTGCGCCACCATCACATGCATAAAGTCTCTTAGTACGAGAAGCCTGCAGCGTCAACACCTCAGATCTCAGCGATATCTAAGTTCCACTGATGAGGGATCAGATCtgagctctgcttcctgctctctGGTTCGGATCAGATGAAGACAAAGCTGTGCTGCGGTGGACAGTGACACTGGTGGGTTCTCTGGACCCTTTTCCATGTCCCGCGGCACTGAGGGTTCCCCACCGCCTGCCAGCGGAGCGAAGCTTCTCTGCAACACAAGATGTTGCCACATCAATTTCGCATCTGGGTTCTACTAAACACTGTAGGCCTCAGGGGTACATTAAGATAAACTATAGGTGGAGGGAACTTATTCTGCCCAGATTGGTCTGGTTGAGGTGGCTCATTCGTCATAGTTTCAAAATATCTTCAAACATAAAGTCCCTCTCCggtatttttttatatcttatGTCTCCCTTGTGCCTTTTATTTGTGCAAAAAAAGCAATCAGCGCAACACTGCAGTAAACAAATGTCAATCTGAAAAATAATTAAGTAGACAGACAGGATTTGTGATGTCATAAATCTAAGAAACCAATCCTGTCAGACTGGGGGTGGGGCTCAGTAGCTTTAAGGCTTTATACTAGAGGGCAGCTAAGGCTCTATCCTAAATTGACTGAGAAGGACCAACATGAGTCTGAATCTGACTGGCTTTCTGTTTTTTGTGGGGTTAGGTAGAACTGAAATGAAAGGAAAGTGTAATGTTACATTTAAGCCACTTGCAGGCCATGAGGGGATATTGTTGAGAGAAGGTGCAAGTTAAAGATTCATAACTTCATACTTGTCTGACTCCTGACCGTCTCCTTGGCAGCTGCCGCTATTGTTTTTCATGGCAGGAGGTTCACAtgccacacacactctgaagccCTCCGTTATGTAGCgcatccagtgtgtgtgtggccggtTCTCCACGGTGCAGTGGGGCGTCCGCGACTCCAGTGTGAATTCCACACAGAACCTGAGGGGAGGCAGGGGCGGAGTCAGAGTCACACATACTCAAACCAGGACTGAAGATGACAAGTCACCCAGCTTGTGATAACATTTGCTTTaggatgaaataaaaagaaaatacacaaaaaccctCTGCTCGGCTCACAATGCCTCACCTCACAACACCCAGacctattgtgtgtgtgtgcctttcaTGTGACCGTCCTCATTAATGTCTTCATTTCAAAGGATTGTGGGAAGTCTCTGCTCCGTTATATTTAATAGTGTGTGGAAAGACACACAGGTGAGCAAACAGCTACCGGTGGCTGATGCTCTTGGATTAAAAACCGTTGGGTtgttatctttttttcttctcccctaAATGGATTGGGTTACACAGCACGAAGCTCAAACTGGATTAACCCCTCGGCAGCGCTGGTGAACTTTTCAACTCTTGAATTGAAAGATACCTGAGGTCAGGTGCAGGAGCATGATGGTGTGAAACCTACCCAGGGTCCAGGGGGTTTCCATAGCTGTCATGCTTAGGCCTTCCCTTGCCAAACTCCATGCTGGTGATGAGTGCAGGACCTGACAAGAGGAATTCAGAGTCTCAGTTTGTTCAAGTTTAGCTCATTTAAAGTGCGAGATCACAGATTTGACTTCAGTTAAAACCATATAAAATAGAAAGGCACAAGGAAAACAggtcaccccccacccccccatctctcacaaaatgtaattgaaatcagtttttgtgtgatcctgctgccatacaaatacacaaatccaATCGATGTTGTCAGATTCTGTTGCGAAAGTGTCATGAGGAATTCTTTGCCGGGAAGGGGAGGTTGTGTTGTGATGGAGTTATTGATCAGTTTAAGGTTTTTGTTTGggagtgaggtgaggggtgcaTTATGGGAAAGTACATTGTCAGCATTAGGGAAGCAACAGCCCACTTTTCCCAAGGCAGCACCACAACCACTGCACCAACCAGCTCCCTGATTTCAattaaaagagaataaaaagacttgattaaatacaaacacaacttCTCCCCCAAAAAGTAAACAGCGCAGTTTATTTGATAAATTGGAAACAGGTCAAATCAATGTAGGTCAATTTAGCATTCTCTGAAGTTAtggggacgtgtgtgtgttcttgtatttattttctaccATTTTAAGCAGagaccctacagagtgaggacctTTTGACCGGTCCTTtctcaatgggctgtttgagggttggTTTTTGGGTCAGAGctgggttaggcatttagtttgtaGGGTCAAGGTTTGGGTAAGGAGCTCAGGAATGTATTATATCAATGAGTTTCCTCACTAAGACAgaagtacaaatgtgtgtgtgtgtctacaatACCTGAGTTGAGTCCACATTGGTTGCCCTGGTGATCCCTGTACTCCCTGCAGCCGGCCCGTTGCTCCAGACTGGGACAGGCCTCTCCACTGTTACTGGGCCGCCGCTCTACCTGGCGGACGCGGACTCGCACCGACGGCAGGCAGGGCTTGGCACAGCCGCTCCAGAAGCTCCAGTCGCTCACGGTGCAGTCCTGAGCTGGATGTTAACACCCACAGTCGTTATTATTACAGGATATCCTCTGCGGCAGCAGCAAACAATCAAACTGCAGTAGAGGTCAGAGATGTTGGACCTGAACTCATTCCTTCAATCTCCCGACAATGGTATAAAAGCAAGAGTATTATTCTCATGTGAAACTGGAAGTGAGCTAAGCTTCCAGAACAAAACCTCACATTAATGGAGCATTGAAGCGTTCAGCAGAGTTACTTTCCTGCTCTGCTACAAGAGCTTTGAGATAAACCCATCCGATCACCACGATGAAGCTTTGATGTATTAAGCATGAAGATCTTTTGGTGACCACCGGCCTTTAACACGTATTACCTACGCCCGGCTTGTTGGACTGGAACTGTAATTTGCCACGACTGATTGACAGAATCACATTCCTCACATATTTGGACTAATTCGGTTATGTGGGCCAGTCCGCTGAAACGAGGTTGGACACAAAGCTGCCCGGGAAGTTCGGTGTTCGCCCGTCATTGTTTTTATGATGCTCCGGCCATTTGTGTTAGAAGGCGGTGGACAGACGGGAAACCACACATCCGAGTTTGACACGACTGTGAGGAGGAATATGCAAGAGGAATTTCACATGCATGGGAAAAAATGTTGGCACGTACACACCCTGATAAGCAGCCCGGTAAAAACAAGGCTGGAAATAATCTTTCGTCTCCATCTTTCAAGCGAGAATCATAAAATCTAAGGCGTGCGGAAGGAAAAGTAAACACTCCCTCCAAGCGGGCCCTCTGCTCATCCCTCACCTGGACACTCGGTGAAGTAGTCGAAGCAGCAGTCCCTGGTCCTGACGCAGCCCTCGTCGCAGTAGCACTCCCCATACACACGGTCCATCCTCCAGTCGGTGGTGGAACAGCTCAAGTCTCTGCCCCGGCAGCATTTGCCCGAACAACCGCCGGACACCAAGTGGTTCTTGGCCAGTGTCGAAACCAGCAGCAACAAACAGGCCAACTCCTCAGAGGATCCCATCATAATGAGAGAAGGGGGGGTCAAGCCAGAGGTCAACCCCTGGAGTGAAACACCTGCCTCCTGGTTTCCCTCTCGGTCTTCTCCTCTTCTGGATTGTGTGTATTCCAGCCGTCGTCCTTCTCTCACCCTGTCACACTCATGACCGTGAGAGGGAGAGTTTAGTAATAGCAGCCCAGCCCAACTCGGCCGAGACTGTGCCGTGCCACAGGAACCCTTGTGACCTGGAATTCCTGTGTCCAGcctctccgtctccctccagAAGCAGAGCGGCCTACAGAGCAGAGCCCCCCATCCCAGCTCTGATCATCAGACTGTctctcatgttgtgtgtgtgtgtgtgtatgcgtgtgtgctccctctctctcttcctccccgtTCCCATCTGAGCACCTCCCTCCAGTCGATCACACACACGGGAAGAGACAATGAGGGCGAGGGAGGGGTGAGCCGCTCAGTGTTTTCccccctgttctctctctctctttctctctctctattcctcacctgtctccctcttgtTTACCTTTTCTCTCACTTTGCCTCTCTCCGTGCAGAgttaccgtgaccccggtgtgAGGTTTGCCCACCACAGACCTCCAGTCCCAAAAGAAAGGGAGGAATGTGAGCGGTTGGCAGGTCTCCAGTGGATTGTGCCAGGGGGGCCCGCTGAGCATTGTAAAGCCCCCGCCCCCCTCTGGTTCTCACCTCGTTCTCTTTCAGGTTACTGTAATGTAGCAGAAATCACTTCAGACATGATTTACTCTACTTTACTTTGGACGTTCGCCGTTTCCTTTGTTTTAGATTATTCGATTTTctgatgtttactttgtttAAAGGAATGGTTCAAACTTTTTGAGAGATAAGCTTATTCACCGTCTTGCAGAATGTTGGATGACAATATTGATTGTGTGCTGATTGGTCAGGGGAGAACCGATAGACTTTTGGtatggatctggatcaggaggagGATCCTGGAactttttttacactttctttaacaccgCAAGATCTTTCAAGGTTTTCCCTTGATTGATTGTGTGCAATTTATTGCAGCTTAATTGAATTTACTGTTGGGCCCTATTAGAGTGCTATTCTAGTTAATTATGGAGCTTGTCGTCAGATAACAAGGAGACTTCTAATGGTTCTGCTGATGATATCTTACGATATCAACCAGCCAGCATCAATAAAGATCGATAATTAACAATTTGTTAATTAATTCTatctacacaaaaacacaggttGTTAGATTGCAACCTCACCGTGATAACAAGCCTCTAGGAAACGACTGCACCCGCCCAGGAAACCGTCTGTGAATAGTATTGTTTGCAGACCATGGTGTGGCCCTAATGTAAAACTGTTGACACACAGAGTAGGTGAACTGCAGATGacacattcatttcattcaCTGTAATTCACCAGGGGCCTGTTTGTGACGTCCCATTCAGGCAGATTGTTTAATCTCATTTGGATTCGGCTCCTTGTTGACAGTCGATTGATTAACAGGTCTATTTGATTTTCTGCCACGAGGGAAATTAAGACATGTTGAAAGGAGAAGGCAGTTATCTGAAGGTTTCTAGTATCTAGTGACCTAACCATGTTTTTgcccattaaaaaaaagaaaaagaaaatgtcttcaaTGTCACTACAATGCATCGCTTTCAAGTTAATGATGAATAGATATGCATGTGAATTGAAGGCCAAATTAGACATGTAGTTTTGCAGCGCATCGGCCGAAAGCATCTTTCACTGGAGCCCGAATGTCTGAGGATGTTGTGAACTCCGAAGAGGGTCGGCGTTTATTTGAGcaggtcctcctccgtctcatGGGAAACAAATGAGGCCTCCGCAGGGAGCGTCAGCGCGGCATGAGACCTCCCCGAGCCCGCTGCTACAGGAGCAACAGCTATTTGTAATAATCAGGATACTTTGCCTCCGCCGTCTGGAAAAACAAGCTCGCCCCCGAGCAGAGGGGGGTCTCCCTGGGTCCTTTGATTCTTCTTCTCGCTATGGAGCAGGTCGGTCAAGCGACAGTAATAGTCTTCATCTTCACCataatcagcagcagcagcagcatcagtgaGGAGCATGTGGCTGCATCAGTGTttcataaagatggaggacattgAACCCTAATTGACCCCGTGAGTGGATGCACGTGGGTctacaaatattcactttcaCTAGACCCTGGTTTCTATTCTACACGTTCATCAATTTCCTGTAAAGATGTCAACaacaaaatatagaaaaatgcaACAATGTCGCAATGTAGGTGACAGTGAACAAAGATCCTGGATCCAGACCAAAACCTAAGAGGTTCTCCCTGAggtcatgccccacccctccacaaaatctcATGGAAATCGGTTTAAGCgtttttttgcgtaatcttgcatataaacaaacagacaaacgagAGCACGACCTCCCTGGTGGAGCTAAATGTGATTCATTTTTAAacggttgtgtgtttttttctgctgctgcatcatCACACCAgctatcatcagtcatttcAGGAATGAAATGTCTGATCTCATTTTGTGTGAGTCTTGTCTCGTTGCACCTTATTTTGTGTAAAACAAAAGGGGGATGCCCCCCGAGACGTCACTCAGGccgacacacacatttagtgGATTCTCAGCGGCGGTTTGATCCGTCCGCTGAGGCGAGACCTCGGAGCCGCATCAGTTTGCTGTGGCCTCAGCACGTTGGAAGTGCACATCAaagcgtgtgtgttttacctctGACAGGCCCCCGAACCTGCACCTCCTGCTCTTACTGTGCACTTGTCAAAGACGATCAGGCTTCccgctcacccccccccccccccccccccccgctcatgTACACTAAGAAAAGGGGATTAAGCCCCATGTTCATGTGTGGCAGCACATTGTTTGTGATCTTCAAACTGGGTCCCAGGCTGCAGTGTGAGACCCTGACCTCACACTGCTCAGGTTATCTGATatataaagacacacaaagacacactaaTCAGATTTAGTTTTGAGTGAGAGGGTGCGTTCCTCCACTTGTGG
This region includes:
- the terf1 gene encoding telomeric repeat-binding factor 1; translated protein: MEPLAINKSVTDASELDLSVSFQHVSSVATGWMVDFMFRTLCRHFKEAEFEEFNETLSVFEAISKSPALKEDEYSEKILICAFLARVMHGKQLDVLFEEDRGVMPLMSAAKIWAKLEETVADEAVFKNITILVVVQSVAVCLEKGERSSASSALKWFENNDALPQNLGVKLKTIVTQTETYHPLLMSFSFNHLLEAVQSYLEVYLEKNPSDDLLKEATKRVLSSQSVEGLKDKVTHVSSHSETVDESMEDDLKTKESTVCLRTKRKLLSTKITEVWKPESGRKPCLSIRRIPESELSQLSQMSEKSMDSTDIQKKRKVPEKWTPQLDKYLKDGVKRHGPGKWSRILMAYDFNGRTGVMLKDRWRILVKADEV
- the LOC128425864 gene encoding somatomedin-B and thrombospondin type-1 domain-containing protein produces the protein MMGSSEELACLLLLVSTLAKNHLVSGGCSGKCCRGRDLSCSTTDWRMDRVYGECYCDEGCVRTRDCCFDYFTECPAQDCTVSDWSFWSGCAKPCLPSVRVRVRQVERRPSNSGEACPSLEQRAGCREYRDHQGNQCGLNSGPALITSMEFGKGRPKHDSYGNPLDPGFCVEFTLESRTPHCTVENRPHTHWMRYITEGFRVCVACEPPAMKNNSGSCQGDGQESDKEASLRWQAVGNPQCRGTWKRVQRTHQCHCPPQHSFVFI